A window of the Burkholderia sp. 9120 genome harbors these coding sequences:
- a CDS encoding CoA transferase has translation MTASSSAKSAQSTRGALQGIKVIDLSRVLGGPYCTQALADHGAQVIKLEPPDGDETRGWGPPFYGDTAWYFAGVNRNKQGIAVDLSRDEGRAILWKLLEDADVLVENFKPGTLARWGMDYERDLRERFPKLIHCAVSGFGPDGPLGGLPGYDAAIQAMTGLMSVNGELDGPATRVGLPVVDMVTGLNALAGILLALAERASSGRGQSIDIALYDCGVSLLHPHLPNYFGSGRTPQRSGNAHPNITPYDSYRTASAPIFLAVGNDRQFARLCAHLGAPELADDPRYVDNRSRCAHREPLKAALENLLAAHDCEPLAQALINAGVPCGPVQTVDVVARHPHTLHRGMVVELGAYRGTASPIKLSRTPATYRSAPPALGGDTCAVLDGLGIDAATQQRLFEAGVLRGEMPKGCEPEPAALNVSPPD, from the coding sequence ATGACGGCGTCCAGTAGTGCAAAGAGCGCACAAAGCACCCGAGGCGCGCTGCAAGGCATCAAGGTCATCGACTTGAGCCGCGTACTCGGCGGCCCGTACTGCACGCAAGCGCTAGCCGATCACGGCGCCCAGGTGATCAAACTCGAACCGCCCGACGGCGACGAAACACGCGGCTGGGGTCCACCGTTCTACGGCGACACCGCGTGGTATTTCGCGGGCGTCAACCGCAACAAGCAGGGCATCGCCGTCGACCTGTCGCGCGACGAGGGCCGCGCGATCCTGTGGAAACTGCTCGAGGACGCCGATGTACTGGTCGAAAACTTCAAACCCGGCACACTCGCGCGCTGGGGCATGGACTACGAGCGCGATCTGCGCGAGCGTTTCCCGAAGCTGATTCATTGCGCGGTCTCGGGCTTCGGCCCCGACGGCCCGCTCGGCGGCTTACCCGGCTACGACGCCGCCATTCAGGCGATGACCGGCCTGATGAGCGTGAACGGCGAACTTGACGGACCGGCCACGCGCGTCGGCCTGCCGGTCGTCGACATGGTCACGGGCCTGAACGCGCTCGCCGGCATTCTGCTCGCGCTCGCCGAACGCGCGAGCAGCGGACGCGGCCAGTCGATCGATATCGCGTTGTACGACTGCGGCGTGTCGCTGCTGCATCCGCATCTGCCGAATTATTTCGGCTCCGGCCGCACGCCGCAGCGCAGCGGCAACGCGCATCCCAACATCACGCCGTACGACAGCTATCGCACCGCGAGCGCGCCGATCTTTCTGGCGGTCGGCAACGACCGGCAGTTCGCGCGGCTGTGCGCGCATCTCGGCGCGCCCGAACTCGCCGACGATCCGCGCTATGTCGACAACCGCAGCCGCTGCGCGCATCGCGAGCCCTTGAAGGCGGCGCTCGAAAACCTGCTCGCCGCGCACGACTGCGAGCCGCTCGCGCAGGCGCTGATCAACGCGGGCGTGCCCTGTGGTCCGGTGCAAACCGTCGACGTGGTCGCGCGCCATCCGCATACGTTGCATCGCGGGATGGTAGTCGAGCTGGGCGCGTATCGCGGCACGGCGTCGCCGATCAAGCTCTCGCGCACGCCGGCCACGTATCGCAGCGCGCCACCGGCGCTCGGCGGCGATACGTGCGCGGTGCTGGATGGGTTGGGGATCGACGCGGCGACGCAGCAGAGGTTGTTCGAGGCGGGTGTGTTGCGCGGCGAGATGCCGAAGGGCTGTGAGCCCGAACCCGCTGCGCTCAACGTGAGCCCACCCGATTAA
- the uvrA gene encoding excinuclease ABC subunit UvrA — translation MASNGIIQIRGARQHNLKNVDLDIRTGEMTVVTGPSGSGKSSLVFDTLYAEGQRRYVETFSAYARQFLDRMDRPQVDRVDGVPPAIAIDQTNPVRSSRSTVGTMTELNDHLKLLYARAAELFDRQTSLQVRHDTSETIYAELVERTAQQGAEPRLVVTFPVELPESASEQEVEQWLSASGYTRVQAQREVDSPTGRRKLLDVVADRFRLSSVDKQRVVEAIEASLKRGGGRANIYVLPASSEGPESEAAEPVIWRFSTGLHSPESDLRYADPQPALFSFNSAYGACEVCRGFGRVIGVDLGLVIPDARKTLSEGAIKPMQTPAWKECQDDLMRYAAKAGIRRGTPWGELTDVERDWVINGSPDWNGKWQTHWYGVKRFFEYLESKAYKMHIRVLLSKYRSYTPCETCGGARLKTESLLWRLGSKANADQVLPEGKRFMPRGVEWTRPQLEALPGLTVHDLMLLPIERIRRFFDEISLPSALLDDALKLLLAEVRTRLKYLCDVGLGYLTLDRQSRTLSGGEVQRINLTTALGTSLTKTLFVLDEPSIGLHPRDLNRIVEAMHRLRDAGNTLVVVEHDPSVMLAADRLIDMGPGPGERGGSIIYDGVPEAIRSSGTLTGEYLGGRRHVADAAHWSQRPVDAKTPRIVLEGATEHNLRDVTVEIPLQRLVCVTGVSGSGKSTLLQDVLYPAMARHFGLATESPGAFRSLTGADQVTDVVFVDQSPIGKTARSNPASYVGAFDEIRKLFSKAPLAQQRGYGPGMFSFNSGDGRCPTCGGSGFEHIEMQFLSDVYLRCPDCDGRRYRAELLEVKIERGEPARALSIADVLELTVSEATAYFAKDAEVLRVLQPIVDVGLEYVKLGQPVPTLSGGEAQRLKLAGFLAESAQASTARSANKPVAKRLFMFDEPTTGLHFDDIAKLMQAFGKLLASGHSLIVIEHNLDVIRAADWLIDLGPEGGDGGGRVLCAGTPEEVKQCAESHTGVALLQYDRAMDAAAEPASQGIPLQKALSAARARRAIEGEDVVRIVNAREHNLKALDVDIPHGKFNVITGVSGSGKSTLAFDILFHEGQRRYLESLNAYARSIVQPAGRPEVDAVYGIPPTVAIEQRLSRGGRKSTVATTSEVWHFLRLLYVKLGLQHCIHDGTPVTSQSVESIAAQLLRDHKGQHVGFLAPLVVNRKGVYTDLAKWAKARGNTHLRVDGEFVPVDPWPKLDRFREHTIELPVTDLIVSADHEAELREALHQTLEIGKGVMHLLAPLDGLHAAISGGKPTAKLGAVKVLSTKRACPVCGTSYPELDPRMFSYNSKHGWCTTCVGTGLELTREQRAAYDDTIVADDNRGREQSLPSEEQEPEGLVDEPCHDCHGTRLNPTARAVTFNAQAIVDVAQWTVSDTRTWIETLKMSGRDAEIARDVISEIGSRLQFLEEVGLGYLSLDRAAPSLSGGEAQRIRLAAQLGSNLQGVCYVLDEPTIGLHPRDNQILLNALRKLGDKGNTLVVVEHDEDTIRRADHIIDIGPGAGKRGGTLIAQGSVSDLSAQPDSLTGQFLANPIVHPLQPRRAVTAASKRAPAVPENWLTVHGAKLHNLRDVTVGIPLSRLVAVTGVSGSGKSTLARDVLMTNLLDAVGRSVLSSPATRRARAAAEEKPAANRRSSVLARSAPRAPLDVTHAWQGCDSITGWETIDRVLEVDQTPIGKTPRSCPATYIGVWDAIRKLFAGTLEARARGYTASRFSFNTGEGRCPACEGQGVRTIGMSFLPDVKVGCDVCHGQRFNPETLAVTWRGKNIGDVLTMEIDEAVEFFAPISNIAHPLQLMKDVGLGYLTLGQPSPTLSGGEAQRIKLVTELSKVRDDITRRGQKPPHTLYVLDEPTVGLHMADVAKLIRVLHRLADGGHSVVVIEHDLDVIAEADWIIDLGPEGGVGGGSIVAATDPEGLVRVAASHTGVALRPVLARTQTQHNTAIAAGEGTNG, via the coding sequence TTGGCATCTAACGGCATCATCCAGATTCGCGGCGCGCGCCAGCACAACCTCAAGAACGTCGATCTCGACATCCGAACCGGCGAAATGACGGTCGTCACCGGCCCGTCCGGTTCCGGCAAGTCGAGCCTCGTGTTCGACACGCTGTACGCGGAAGGGCAGCGGCGCTACGTCGAAACTTTCAGCGCCTACGCGCGGCAGTTCCTCGACCGCATGGACCGGCCGCAGGTCGACCGGGTGGACGGCGTGCCGCCCGCCATCGCGATCGACCAGACCAATCCGGTGCGCAGCTCGCGCTCCACGGTCGGCACCATGACGGAGCTCAACGACCACCTGAAGCTACTGTACGCGCGCGCGGCGGAGTTGTTCGACCGCCAGACGTCGCTGCAGGTGCGTCACGACACGTCGGAAACCATTTACGCCGAGCTCGTCGAACGTACCGCGCAGCAGGGCGCCGAACCGCGCCTCGTGGTCACGTTCCCGGTGGAATTGCCGGAATCCGCCTCTGAGCAGGAAGTGGAGCAATGGCTGTCGGCGAGCGGCTATACGCGCGTCCAGGCGCAGCGCGAGGTGGATTCGCCCACCGGCCGGCGCAAGCTGCTCGACGTGGTGGCCGACCGCTTCCGGCTGAGTTCGGTCGACAAACAGCGGGTGGTCGAGGCGATCGAGGCGTCGCTCAAACGCGGTGGCGGGCGCGCGAATATTTACGTGCTGCCGGCCTCGTCGGAAGGGCCGGAGAGCGAAGCGGCCGAGCCGGTGATCTGGCGTTTCTCCACCGGTTTGCATAGCCCGGAAAGCGATCTGCGCTATGCCGATCCGCAGCCGGCGCTGTTCTCGTTCAACTCGGCTTACGGCGCGTGCGAAGTCTGCCGCGGGTTCGGTCGCGTGATCGGCGTCGATCTCGGGCTGGTGATTCCCGACGCGCGCAAGACGTTGAGCGAAGGCGCGATCAAGCCGATGCAAACGCCCGCGTGGAAGGAGTGCCAGGACGATCTGATGCGCTACGCGGCGAAGGCCGGCATCCGTCGCGGCACGCCGTGGGGCGAGTTGACGGACGTTGAACGCGACTGGGTCATCAACGGTTCGCCGGACTGGAACGGCAAGTGGCAAACCCATTGGTACGGCGTCAAACGCTTCTTCGAGTATCTCGAATCGAAGGCGTACAAGATGCATATCCGCGTGCTGCTGTCGAAGTACCGCAGCTATACGCCGTGCGAGACCTGCGGCGGCGCGCGGCTGAAAACGGAATCGCTGTTGTGGCGTCTCGGCAGCAAGGCGAATGCGGACCAGGTGCTGCCGGAAGGCAAGCGTTTCATGCCGCGCGGCGTCGAGTGGACCCGTCCGCAACTCGAAGCGTTGCCCGGGCTGACCGTGCACGATTTGATGTTGCTGCCGATCGAGCGCATCCGCCGTTTCTTCGACGAAATCAGCCTGCCCAGCGCGTTGCTCGACGACGCGCTCAAGCTGCTGCTCGCCGAGGTGCGCACGCGCCTCAAATATCTGTGCGACGTCGGCCTCGGGTATCTGACGCTCGACCGGCAAAGCCGCACGCTGTCGGGCGGCGAGGTGCAGCGGATCAACCTGACTACAGCGCTCGGCACGTCGCTGACCAAGACGCTGTTCGTGCTCGACGAGCCGAGTATCGGCCTGCATCCGCGCGACCTGAACCGGATCGTCGAGGCGATGCATCGGCTGCGCGACGCGGGCAATACGCTGGTGGTGGTCGAGCACGATCCGTCGGTGATGCTCGCGGCCGACCGGCTGATCGACATGGGTCCGGGGCCGGGCGAACGCGGCGGCTCGATCATTTACGACGGCGTGCCGGAGGCGATCCGTTCGTCCGGCACGCTGACCGGCGAGTACCTCGGCGGTCGCCGGCATGTGGCGGACGCGGCCCACTGGTCGCAACGTCCGGTGGATGCAAAGACGCCGCGCATCGTGCTCGAAGGCGCGACCGAACACAATCTGCGCGACGTCACGGTAGAGATTCCGTTGCAGCGGCTCGTCTGCGTGACAGGCGTGTCGGGCTCCGGCAAATCCACGCTGCTGCAGGACGTGCTGTATCCGGCCATGGCGCGGCACTTCGGTCTCGCCACGGAATCGCCCGGCGCATTCCGCAGTCTGACGGGCGCAGACCAGGTCACGGATGTCGTGTTCGTCGACCAGTCGCCGATCGGCAAGACGGCGCGCTCGAATCCGGCCAGTTACGTCGGCGCGTTCGACGAAATCCGCAAGCTGTTCTCGAAGGCGCCGCTCGCGCAGCAGCGCGGCTACGGCCCGGGCATGTTCAGCTTCAATTCCGGCGACGGGCGCTGCCCGACCTGCGGCGGCTCGGGTTTCGAGCACATTGAAATGCAGTTCCTGAGCGACGTGTACCTGCGTTGTCCGGATTGCGACGGGCGCCGTTATCGCGCCGAACTGCTCGAAGTGAAGATCGAGCGCGGCGAACCGGCGCGTGCGTTGAGCATTGCCGACGTGCTCGAATTGACCGTCAGCGAAGCCACGGCTTATTTCGCGAAAGACGCCGAAGTCCTGCGCGTGCTGCAGCCTATCGTCGACGTCGGCCTCGAATACGTGAAGCTCGGTCAACCGGTGCCCACGCTATCGGGCGGCGAAGCGCAGCGGCTCAAACTCGCCGGTTTCCTCGCGGAATCGGCGCAGGCGAGTACCGCGCGCAGCGCGAACAAACCGGTCGCGAAGCGTCTGTTCATGTTCGACGAACCGACCACCGGTCTGCATTTCGACGACATCGCCAAGCTGATGCAGGCGTTCGGCAAGCTGCTCGCGAGCGGCCATTCGCTGATCGTGATCGAACACAATCTCGACGTGATTCGGGCGGCCGACTGGCTGATCGATCTCGGCCCCGAAGGCGGCGACGGCGGCGGCCGCGTGCTGTGCGCGGGTACGCCGGAAGAGGTCAAACAGTGCGCGGAGTCGCACACGGGCGTAGCGCTGCTGCAATACGATCGCGCCATGGACGCGGCGGCCGAACCGGCGTCGCAAGGCATTCCGTTGCAAAAGGCGTTGAGCGCGGCACGCGCGCGGCGGGCGATCGAAGGCGAAGACGTAGTGCGGATCGTCAACGCGCGCGAGCACAACCTGAAAGCGCTGGACGTGGACATTCCGCACGGCAAGTTCAACGTGATTACCGGCGTGTCCGGTTCGGGCAAGTCCACGCTCGCGTTCGACATTCTGTTCCACGAAGGGCAGCGCCGTTATCTCGAGTCGCTGAATGCGTATGCGCGCTCTATCGTGCAACCGGCCGGGCGGCCGGAGGTCGACGCGGTGTACGGCATTCCGCCGACCGTCGCGATCGAACAGCGGCTCTCGCGCGGCGGCCGTAAGAGCACCGTCGCGACGACCTCCGAGGTGTGGCACTTTCTGCGTCTGCTGTATGTGAAGCTCGGCTTGCAGCATTGCATTCACGACGGCACGCCGGTCACTTCGCAAAGCGTCGAATCGATCGCGGCGCAATTGCTGCGCGATCACAAGGGCCAGCATGTCGGGTTCCTCGCGCCGCTGGTGGTGAACCGCAAGGGCGTCTATACGGATCTTGCGAAATGGGCGAAGGCGCGCGGCAATACGCATCTGCGCGTGGATGGCGAATTCGTGCCGGTGGACCCGTGGCCGAAGCTCGACCGTTTCCGCGAACACACCATCGAACTGCCGGTGACCGACCTGATCGTGTCGGCGGATCATGAAGCCGAGTTGCGTGAGGCGCTTCACCAGACGCTGGAAATCGGCAAAGGCGTGATGCATCTGCTGGCGCCGCTCGACGGTCTGCATGCCGCGATTAGCGGCGGCAAGCCGACCGCGAAGCTGGGCGCGGTGAAGGTGCTGTCCACCAAACGTGCGTGCCCGGTGTGCGGCACCAGTTATCCGGAACTCGATCCGCGCATGTTCTCGTACAACAGCAAGCATGGCTGGTGTACCACCTGCGTCGGCACGGGCCTCGAACTCACGCGTGAACAACGCGCCGCGTACGACGACACGATCGTCGCCGACGACAATCGCGGCCGCGAGCAGAGCTTGCCGTCGGAAGAGCAGGAACCGGAAGGCCTCGTCGACGAACCTTGTCACGATTGCCACGGCACGCGGTTGAATCCGACTGCGCGCGCGGTGACGTTCAACGCGCAGGCGATCGTCGACGTCGCGCAATGGACCGTGTCCGATACGCGCACGTGGATCGAGACGTTGAAAATGAGCGGGCGCGACGCGGAAATCGCGCGCGACGTGATTAGCGAAATCGGCAGCCGTCTGCAGTTTCTCGAAGAAGTCGGGCTCGGTTATCTGAGTCTGGATCGCGCGGCGCCGAGCCTGTCGGGTGGTGAGGCGCAACGAATCCGGCTGGCTGCGCAACTGGGCAGCAATCTGCAGGGCGTGTGTTACGTGCTGGATGAACCGACCATCGGTTTGCATCCGCGCGACAACCAGATTCTGCTGAACGCGCTGCGTAAGCTAGGCGATAAAGGCAATACGCTGGTGGTCGTCGAGCATGACGAAGATACGATTCGGCGTGCCGATCACATCATCGATATCGGACCGGGCGCCGGGAAACGCGGCGGCACGCTGATCGCGCAGGGGAGTGTGAGCGACCTGTCTGCGCAACCGGATTCGTTGACCGGGCAGTTTCTCGCCAATCCGATCGTGCATCCGTTGCAGCCGCGTCGCGCAGTGACGGCGGCGAGTAAGCGTGCGCCCGCGGTGCCGGAGAACTGGCTGACCGTGCACGGTGCGAAGCTGCACAATTTGCGCGATGTCACGGTGGGTATTCCGCTATCGAGACTGGTCGCGGTGACCGGCGTCAGCGGTTCAGGCAAGTCCACGCTTGCCCGCGACGTGCTGATGACCAATCTGCTGGATGCGGTCGGGCGCTCGGTGCTGTCGTCGCCGGCCACGCGGCGGGCGCGCGCGGCGGCGGAAGAGAAGCCGGCGGCGAACCGTCGTTCGAGCGTGCTGGCGCGCTCGGCGCCGCGCGCGCCGTTGGACGTTACGCATGCGTGGCAAGGCTGCGATTCGATCACCGGATGGGAAACCATCGACCGTGTGCTCGAGGTCGATCAAACGCCGATCGGGAAGACGCCGCGTTCGTGTCCGGCTACGTATATCGGCGTGTGGGATGCGATCCGCAAGCTGTTCGCGGGCACGCTCGAAGCGCGTGCGCGTGGCTACACGGCCTCGCGCTTCTCGTTCAATACCGGCGAGGGGCGCTGTCCGGCTTGCGAGGGGCAGGGCGTGCGCACCATCGGCATGAGTTTCCTGCCCGACGTGAAGGTCGGTTGCGACGTGTGCCATGGGCAGCGCTTCAATCCCGAGACGCTCGCGGTCACGTGGCGCGGCAAGAATATCGGCGACGTGCTGACCATGGAAATCGACGAGGCCGTCGAGTTCTTCGCGCCGATCTCGAACATCGCGCATCCATTGCAATTGATGAAAGACGTCGGGCTTGGGTATCTCACGCTCGGTCAGCCGTCGCCCACGTTGTCGGGTGGCGAAGCGCAGCGGATCAAGCTCGTGACCGAGTTGAGCAAGGTGCGCGATGACATCACTCGGCGCGGGCAGAAGCCGCCGCATACGCTGTACGTGCTCGACGAGCCGACGGTCGGCCTGCATATGGCCGACGTCGCGAAGCTGATCCGCGTGCTGCATCGTCTCGCGGACGGCGGGCATAGCGTTGTGGTGATCGAGCACGATCTGGACGTGATCGCCGAGGCAGACTGGATCATCGATCTGGGTCCGGAAGGCGGCGTGGGCGGCGGCAGCATTGTCGCTGCCACGGATCCCGAAGGGCTGGTGCGCGTCGCGGCCAGTCATACCGGCGTGGCCTTGCGGCCTGTTCTTGCCCGGACGCAGACACAGCACAACACGGCGATCGCGGCGGGCGAAGGGACGAACGGTTGA
- a CDS encoding amino acid racemase, translating into MNRYRSLGVVTGAAQLASADVLCRMSAAWRRPGAVKPFDLVLEERSWHGPASQSAANATFKIHVFDTLRAFEKRGVDAIVLPCFLSHTFIDELSANVALPVANIMSALSAHVRQAFPSVRRIGVLTSDAIRDNGLFERYFEAPGFDVLHPLNTAGVDCVTSAVYGDAGIRSGHFYGRPIELLRAACADLVAQGAEIIVPGLAEIALVARALDTLPVPFVDANLVYARYVAAAQFTQPERRFKVGVLGGVGPAATVDFMSKLVRNTPAARDQDHIKIMVEQNPQIPDRTEALLGRGIDPTLALYAACKTLEDGGADLIAIPCNTAHAFVEQIQPSLTIPIVNMLTCTADYLRDAFPDVREIGVLATTGTLASGVYESALAASGFVQIAPRAPAQTRLMNAIYGPNGAKAGFRSGECCEDLGAAIDDLVAQGVQVIVLGCTELPLLMGDTAPSGASGASGTEGQTVRFVDPTDVLARRCVAYALGASNTLESAVEAIAPEVGAPAALASESAAPQAAPQAAARDAKRVRGARTRVRTRVEGVFS; encoded by the coding sequence ATGAATCGCTATCGTTCACTGGGCGTTGTGACCGGCGCGGCGCAACTCGCCAGCGCCGACGTCTTGTGCCGGATGAGCGCGGCCTGGCGCCGGCCCGGCGCGGTGAAGCCGTTCGATCTCGTGCTCGAAGAGCGGAGCTGGCACGGTCCGGCTTCGCAGAGCGCGGCGAACGCCACCTTCAAGATTCACGTATTCGACACGCTGCGCGCTTTTGAAAAACGCGGCGTCGATGCAATCGTGCTGCCGTGCTTTCTCAGTCACACCTTTATCGACGAACTGTCGGCGAACGTCGCGCTACCTGTGGCGAACATCATGAGCGCGCTATCGGCGCATGTGCGCCAGGCGTTTCCGTCGGTGCGCCGGATCGGCGTGCTGACGTCCGACGCGATCCGCGACAACGGTCTCTTTGAGCGCTATTTCGAAGCCCCGGGCTTCGACGTGCTGCATCCGCTCAACACAGCGGGCGTCGATTGTGTGACCAGCGCGGTGTACGGCGACGCGGGCATCCGCAGCGGTCATTTTTACGGCCGGCCGATCGAGTTGCTGCGCGCCGCTTGTGCGGACCTCGTCGCGCAAGGCGCCGAGATCATCGTGCCCGGTCTCGCCGAAATCGCGCTGGTGGCACGCGCGCTCGACACGCTGCCGGTGCCGTTCGTCGATGCCAATCTGGTCTACGCGCGCTACGTTGCCGCAGCGCAATTTACGCAGCCGGAGCGGCGCTTCAAGGTGGGCGTGCTGGGCGGCGTTGGCCCCGCGGCCACCGTCGATTTCATGAGCAAGCTGGTGCGCAACACGCCCGCCGCGCGCGATCAGGATCACATCAAGATCATGGTCGAACAGAATCCGCAGATTCCGGATCGTACCGAAGCGCTACTCGGCCGCGGAATCGATCCGACGCTCGCGCTCTACGCCGCGTGCAAGACGCTCGAAGACGGCGGCGCGGATCTGATCGCGATTCCGTGCAATACGGCGCATGCGTTCGTCGAACAGATCCAGCCGTCGCTGACCATTCCGATCGTGAATATGCTGACCTGTACCGCCGATTATCTGCGCGACGCTTTTCCCGACGTGCGTGAGATCGGCGTGCTGGCCACCACGGGCACGCTCGCCAGCGGCGTCTACGAAAGCGCGCTCGCAGCGAGCGGCTTCGTGCAGATCGCGCCGCGCGCGCCTGCGCAGACGCGGCTGATGAACGCGATCTACGGGCCGAACGGCGCGAAGGCGGGCTTCAGGTCCGGCGAGTGTTGCGAGGATCTTGGCGCGGCGATCGACGATCTGGTCGCGCAAGGCGTGCAGGTGATCGTGCTCGGATGCACCGAGTTGCCGCTGCTGATGGGTGATACCGCGCCGAGTGGCGCAAGTGGCGCGAGTGGCACAGAAGGGCAGACGGTGCGCTTCGTCGATCCGACCGATGTGCTCGCGCGCCGCTGCGTGGCTTATGCGCTGGGTGCGAGCAACACGCTGGAAAGCGCGGTCGAGGCGATCGCGCCGGAGGTTGGCGCACCGGCGGCGCTCGCTTCGGAATCCGCCGCGCCGCAAGCCGCGCCCCAAGCCGCCGCGCGGGACGCGAAGCGCGTGCGCGGCGCACGCACGCGGGTTCGCACTCGCGTGGAAGGTGTATTTAGCTAG
- a CDS encoding MFS transporter, with product MNREPDDHAAARQPTRAAAAAFVGTTIEWYDFYIYATASALIFGKLFFPGGDPFFATLASFGTFAVGFFARPFGGLVFGHLGDRIGRKKALVATLAIMGVGTVGIGFLPTYASAGVWAPVLLVLLRVAQGIAIGGEWGGAVLMASEHAPQGKRTFFASFAQLGSPAGLILSLIAFRAVASMDKDAFLSWGWRLPFLASALLLVVGLLIRVGVDESPEFKALKAQRRVAALPVVEVVRDAWRTLLLCLGANVIGVAGAWFVNTFMLNYTTQTLGLDRSLILDCLFVVAFIQLFTQLGSGWFAQRIGTGRFLKGAAALAMLSPYPMFALVSTGRPLAIVIGIALAVMCMSSSYAVMAGFMSTAFPVRVRYSAISLSYQLCAALAGGLTPLIGTVLAHRYPGAWWPLAVFYSVLAGISLVCIGTLERRKQGTTQAVVEAV from the coding sequence ATGAATCGCGAGCCAGACGACCACGCCGCAGCCCGGCAACCCACGCGCGCCGCAGCGGCGGCTTTCGTGGGCACCACCATCGAGTGGTACGACTTTTACATCTACGCCACGGCCTCCGCGCTGATCTTCGGCAAGCTGTTCTTTCCCGGCGGCGATCCGTTCTTCGCGACGCTGGCGTCGTTCGGCACCTTCGCGGTCGGCTTTTTCGCGCGACCGTTCGGCGGCCTGGTGTTCGGCCATCTCGGCGACCGCATCGGTCGCAAGAAAGCGCTGGTGGCGACGCTCGCGATCATGGGCGTCGGCACGGTCGGCATCGGCTTTCTGCCGACTTACGCGAGCGCCGGTGTGTGGGCGCCGGTGTTGCTGGTGCTGCTGCGCGTCGCGCAGGGCATCGCGATCGGCGGCGAGTGGGGCGGCGCGGTATTGATGGCGAGCGAACATGCGCCGCAGGGTAAGCGGACCTTCTTCGCGTCGTTCGCGCAACTCGGCAGTCCGGCGGGTTTGATTCTGTCGCTGATCGCGTTTCGCGCGGTGGCGTCGATGGATAAGGACGCGTTTCTCAGCTGGGGCTGGCGCCTGCCGTTTCTCGCCAGCGCGCTGCTGCTGGTGGTCGGTCTGCTGATCCGCGTGGGCGTCGACGAATCGCCGGAATTCAAGGCGCTCAAGGCACAGCGCCGGGTCGCCGCGCTGCCGGTCGTCGAAGTGGTGCGCGACGCGTGGCGCACGCTGCTGCTGTGTCTCGGCGCGAACGTGATCGGCGTGGCCGGTGCGTGGTTCGTCAACACCTTCATGCTCAATTACACGACGCAGACGCTCGGCCTCGATCGCTCGCTGATTCTCGATTGTCTGTTCGTGGTCGCGTTCATCCAGTTGTTCACGCAACTAGGTTCGGGCTGGTTCGCGCAGCGCATCGGCACGGGACGGTTCCTGAAAGGCGCGGCGGCGCTGGCGATGCTGTCGCCGTATCCGATGTTCGCGCTGGTCTCGACCGGCCGGCCGCTGGCGATCGTGATCGGCATCGCGCTCGCGGTGATGTGCATGTCGAGTTCGTATGCCGTGATGGCCGGCTTCATGTCGACCGCGTTCCCCGTGCGCGTGAGGTATTCGGCGATCTCGCTGTCGTACCAGCTGTGCGCGGCGCTGGCCGGCGGCTTGACGCCGCTGATCGGCACCGTGCTCGCGCATCGCTATCCGGGCGCCTGGTGGCCGCTGGCCGTGTTCTATAGCGTGCTGGCCGGGATTTCGCTGGTGTGCATCGGCACGCTGGAACGCCGCAAGCAAGGCACGACGCAGGCCGTCGTCGAAGCAGTCTGA